The stretch of DNA CGGGCTGAGGAGCACCCGATCCGCGAGCTGAGACATGCGCAGCCGCCGGTCGGGCGCGTTGAACAGTGTGATCAGCACGTCGAACTCCGACACCGCCATACCGGGACCCCGGCTGAGCTCGGCGTCCAGCTCCCGCAGTACCGAGCGGTGCAGCAGCATCAACGCCCCCCACGACTCCCACTCCTCGGGGTCGAGGAACTCGTGCTGAGGTCTTGACTCGGCCATGCGGCCGAGTATATTTCCTTTCGTACGAAAATACCAATCGAACAGGCTGAGGAGCTCACCATGGCGTTCGGGATCATCCACCACTTCCCTGGTGGCACACAGGAGAACTACGAAGCATCCATCGCAGCCGTTCACCCGCCGAACGGGCTCCCCGCGGGCCAGATCTTCCACGCGGCCGGCGCATCCCCCGGTGGCTGGACCATCGTGGCTGTCCACGACTCCAAGCAGGGCTGGGAGCGCTTCCGCGACGAGATCCTCCTGCCCCGCATGCAAGCCGGGATCCCGGGTGGTTTCCCGACCCCTCCGCAGGAGACCGAGGTCGACGTCTCCACCGTTCTGCCCTAGCGGCGAAGGGAACTGACATGCTCGCCAACAACCGGATCTCGGCGGTCCTCGTCTCGACTGACCTGGAGCGCAGTCAGCACTTCTACGAGACCAAGGTCGGACTCACCCTCT from Actinomycetes bacterium encodes:
- a CDS encoding MarR family transcriptional regulator, which codes for MDDPERHGELLSLFDWYFRTKGNILGRMAESRPQHEFLDPEEWESWGALMLLHRSVLRELDAELSRGPGMAVSEFDVLITLFNAPDRRLRMSQLADRVLLSPAGTTHLVTRLERDRLVRREVDPADGRKWFAVLTDVGDHALAAARPIHNDVLRRTLLAATSPTDRRTLRRLWHRLSERKANPLSSRE